One Phaseolus vulgaris cultivar G19833 chromosome 4, P. vulgaris v2.0, whole genome shotgun sequence DNA window includes the following coding sequences:
- the LOC137837037 gene encoding uncharacterized protein has protein sequence MGAVTSSMAAKFAFFPPDPPSYTVAEEAEGRAKMVEVATRENVDVLKVRTERGNSVVAMYIKNPTASLTLLYSHGNAADLGQMYELFSELSLHLRVNLMGYDYSGYGQSSGKPSEQNTYADIEAVYKCLQEKYGAKEEDIVLYGQSVGSGPTIDLASRLPNLRAVILHSPILSGLRVMYPVKRTYWFDIYKNIDKIPLVSCPVLVIHGTADDVVDCSHGKQLWENCKQKYEPLWIKGGNHCDLELYPQYIKHLKKFVTVIEKSLHQKTGSGHIPDPQDKPRNSIDFREKSRPSMDLRENLRSIDHKEKPGASTVTDHKEKSRASIDRRDKSRKSIDRPEKAYHGADIPEKARNSIDRFGEMVRSVGLCNIDCFRPTATHA, from the exons ATGGGAGCGGTCACGTCGTCCATGGCGGCCAAGTTTGCGTTCTTTCCGCCGGATCCGCCGTCGTACACGGTGGCGGAGGAGGCGGAGGGGAGGGCGAAGATGGTGGAGGTGGCGACGAGGGAAAACGTCGACGTTTTGAAGGTGCGCACGGAGAGAGGGAACAGCGTTGTGGCGATGTATATTAAGAACCCGACAGCGTCGTTGACTTTGCTTTACTCGCACGGTAACGCCGCTGATCTGGGTCAGATGTACGAGTTGTTCAGCGAACTGAGTCTCCACCTCCGAGTTAACCTCATGGG TTATGACTATTCTGGATATGGACAGTCATCTGGGAAG CCTAGTGAGCAGAACACTTATGCAGATATAGAAGCTGTTTATAAATGCCTGCAGGAGAAGTATGGTGCAAAAGAGGAAGATATTGTTTTGTATGGGCAATCTGTTGGTAGTGGACCAACTATAGATTTGGCTTCTCGTTTACCAAACCTTAGGGCAGTGATTCTCCACAGTCCAATCTTATCTGGTCTTCGTGTTATGTATCCTGTGAAGCGCACATACTGGTTTGACATTTATAAG AACATCGATAAAATTCCCTTGGTGAGTTGTCCCGTTCTTGTGATTCAC GGAACAGCTGATGATGTAGTGGATTGCTCCCATGGGAAGCAACTTTGGGAAAATTGTAAACAAAAGTATGAGCCCTTGTGGATTAAAGGAGGAAATCACTGTGATTTGGAACTTTACCCTCAATATATAAAGCACCTCAAGAAATTCGTTACAGTCATCGAGAAGTCACTACATCAAAAAACTGGATCTGGTCATATTCCTGATCCACAGGACAAACCTAGGAACAGCATAGATTTTCGGGAGAAATCCAGACCGAGCATGGATCTTAGGGAGAATTTGAGGAGTATTGATCACAAAGAAAAGCCTGGTGCAAGCACAGTCACAGACCATAAAGAGAAGTCAAGAGCCAGCATAGACCGGAGAGATAAATCAAGGAAGAGTATAGATCGCCCTGAGAAGGCATATCATGGAGCAGATATACCTGAAAAAGCTAGAAATAGTATTGACCG CTTTGGGGAGATGGTGAGATCTGTTGGATTGTGCAACATCGATTGTTTCAGGCCCACAGCCACTCATGCATAA